A genomic stretch from Achromobacter spanius includes:
- a CDS encoding Bug family tripartite tricarboxylate transporter substrate binding protein, whose protein sequence is MKLKTLFAAAAATAAFAMASSASAEAYPDRPIRLLVGYAPGGPVDTTARVFAKYLGDKLGQTVVVENRAGASGMIASDATAKATPDGYLLGFAASPTLTMSPLVQRSKLFDPRSDFSLIGLVVDYANVLLIGPQIPAKNVGDLVNYARAHPDAVSFGSAGIGASNHLSAELLKKQADAPMLHVPYRGNSPAMMDVVSGKVTFMFDITSTAIPFIKSGKARALAVTSKTRNPELPDVPTMIEAGMKDYEVVGWYALVGPKKLPDAVSARLTRALQDVSKDPAFRKAMTDGGYAINTGDSKALQARIDREYALWSDVIQSANIQAN, encoded by the coding sequence GTGAAACTCAAGACCCTCTTTGCCGCGGCCGCCGCCACGGCGGCCTTCGCCATGGCGTCCTCGGCCAGTGCAGAAGCGTATCCCGACCGCCCCATCCGCCTGTTGGTGGGCTACGCCCCCGGCGGCCCCGTCGACACCACGGCCCGCGTCTTCGCCAAGTACCTGGGCGACAAGCTGGGCCAGACCGTCGTGGTGGAAAACCGCGCGGGCGCCAGCGGCATGATCGCGTCGGACGCCACCGCCAAGGCCACGCCCGACGGCTACCTGCTGGGCTTTGCCGCCAGCCCCACCCTGACCATGTCGCCCTTGGTCCAGCGCAGCAAGCTGTTCGATCCGCGCAGCGACTTCTCGCTGATCGGGCTGGTGGTTGATTACGCCAACGTGCTGCTGATCGGCCCGCAGATTCCCGCCAAGAACGTCGGCGACCTGGTCAACTACGCCCGCGCGCATCCCGATGCCGTGTCGTTCGGATCGGCCGGCATCGGCGCCTCGAACCACTTGTCGGCCGAGCTGCTGAAAAAGCAGGCCGACGCGCCCATGCTGCACGTGCCCTACCGCGGCAACTCGCCCGCCATGATGGACGTGGTCAGCGGCAAGGTGACGTTCATGTTCGACATCACCAGCACCGCCATTCCCTTCATCAAGAGCGGCAAGGCGCGCGCGCTGGCCGTCACGTCCAAGACCCGCAACCCGGAATTGCCGGACGTGCCCACCATGATTGAAGCCGGCATGAAAGACTACGAAGTCGTGGGCTGGTACGCGCTGGTCGGCCCGAAGAAACTGCCTGACGCGGTCTCGGCCCGCCTGACCCGCGCGCTGCAAGACGTGTCGAAAGATCCCGCGTTCCGCAAAGCCATGACCGATGGCGGCTACGCCATCAACACGGGGGATTCCAAAGCCCTGCAAGCCCGTATCGACCGCGAGTACGCCTTGTGGTCCGACGTTATCCAAAGCGCCAACATCCAGGCCAACTAG
- a CDS encoding Bug family tripartite tricarboxylate transporter substrate binding protein, producing MIDPQRRRVLAGLGATCASAVLPTLFPSVARAATWPGHAVTFIVPFLAGGPVDTTARFTTQPLGQMWSVPTVVDNKSGAGGIVGAQFAAKAAPDGYNFFFASIHHAVLPSLRNNLTYDITTDFVPVGMAAVFPIVLVVNASVPVNTVSELIAYAKQNPGKLSFGSSGTGGGTHLAGELFNAMAGTRIQHVPYRGSAPAMQDLLGGQVQVMFADGPSAVPHLSGGKVRALGVGNPTRSSMLPNVPTIAESGLPGYEAYSWSGMMAPKGTPPDIVKRMNADMVKVLSDPGTAKGMIAAGAEPKPGTPEQFGEFVRNEIVKWRDLIKTANIKLE from the coding sequence GTGATTGATCCTCAACGCCGCCGCGTGCTCGCGGGGCTGGGCGCCACGTGTGCCTCGGCCGTACTGCCCACCTTGTTCCCTTCCGTTGCCCGCGCCGCCACCTGGCCCGGCCATGCCGTGACGTTCATCGTGCCGTTCCTCGCCGGCGGCCCGGTGGATACCACCGCGCGCTTCACCACGCAGCCCCTGGGCCAGATGTGGTCCGTGCCCACCGTGGTGGACAACAAGTCAGGAGCGGGCGGCATCGTTGGCGCGCAGTTCGCGGCCAAGGCGGCACCGGACGGCTACAACTTTTTCTTCGCTTCCATCCACCACGCGGTTTTGCCCAGCTTGCGCAACAACCTCACTTACGACATCACTACCGACTTCGTGCCGGTGGGCATGGCGGCGGTGTTTCCCATCGTGCTGGTGGTGAACGCGTCGGTGCCGGTGAACACGGTGAGCGAACTGATCGCCTATGCCAAACAAAACCCCGGCAAGCTGTCGTTCGGCTCATCGGGCACGGGCGGCGGTACGCACCTGGCCGGTGAGCTGTTCAACGCCATGGCCGGCACGCGCATCCAGCACGTGCCCTATCGCGGCAGCGCACCCGCCATGCAGGACTTGCTGGGCGGACAGGTGCAAGTGATGTTCGCGGATGGCCCATCCGCCGTGCCGCACTTGAGCGGTGGCAAGGTGCGCGCGCTGGGCGTGGGCAACCCCACGCGGTCCAGCATGTTGCCCAACGTGCCCACCATCGCCGAGTCGGGCCTGCCCGGCTACGAGGCCTATTCGTGGAGCGGAATGATGGCGCCCAAGGGCACGCCGCCCGACATCGTCAAGCGCATGAACGCCGACATGGTGAAGGTGCTGTCGGACCCGGGCACGGCCAAGGGAATGATCGCCGCCGGCGCCGAACCCAAGCCCGGCACGCCCGAGCAGTTCGGCGAGTTCGTGCGCAACGAAATCGTGAAATGGCGGGACTTGATCAAGACGGCGAATATCAAGCTGGAGTGA
- a CDS encoding SDR family NAD(P)-dependent oxidoreductase, with protein MSGIVSGKVVVVTGAGGGIGRSIALAMAEAGAKVVVNDIGVSLTGEGGAQGPAQEVVREIVAAGGQAVANTDSVAAYDSASRVVQTAIDAFGRIDAVINNAGNLRDRVFHKMSEEEWRQVIDVHLNGSFFMSRAAAPYFREQESGAFVHMTSTSGLIGNFGQANYAAAKLGIVALSKSIALDMARYNVRSNCIAPFAWSRMTSSIPAETDEEKARVEKLKKMEAGKVAPMAVYLASDAASEITAQIFAVRANEIMLISQPRPLRTVHHSEGWTPERIADIAVPAMRKHFYALERSPDVIDWDPI; from the coding sequence ATGAGCGGCATCGTTTCCGGAAAGGTAGTGGTCGTCACCGGCGCGGGCGGCGGCATCGGGCGCAGCATTGCGCTGGCGATGGCCGAAGCGGGCGCCAAGGTGGTGGTGAACGACATCGGCGTGTCGCTCACGGGCGAAGGCGGCGCGCAAGGCCCGGCGCAAGAGGTTGTGCGCGAAATCGTGGCGGCAGGCGGACAGGCCGTGGCCAACACCGACAGCGTGGCGGCCTACGACAGTGCCAGCCGCGTCGTGCAGACGGCCATCGACGCCTTCGGCCGCATCGACGCGGTCATCAATAACGCGGGCAATCTGCGCGACCGCGTTTTCCACAAGATGAGCGAAGAGGAATGGCGCCAGGTGATCGACGTGCACCTGAACGGTTCGTTCTTCATGAGCCGCGCGGCGGCGCCGTACTTCCGCGAGCAGGAATCGGGCGCGTTCGTGCACATGACGTCCACCTCGGGCTTGATCGGCAACTTCGGCCAGGCCAATTACGCGGCCGCGAAGCTGGGCATCGTGGCGCTGTCCAAATCCATCGCGCTGGACATGGCGCGCTACAACGTGCGCTCGAACTGCATCGCGCCCTTCGCCTGGAGCCGCATGACGAGTTCCATTCCGGCGGAAACCGACGAAGAGAAGGCACGCGTCGAAAAGTTGAAGAAGATGGAAGCCGGCAAGGTCGCGCCGATGGCCGTGTACCTGGCCAGTGATGCGGCCAGCGAAATCACCGCGCAGATCTTCGCGGTGCGCGCCAACGAAATCATGCTGATCAGCCAGCCGCGTCCGCTGCGCACGGTGCATCACAGCGAAGGCTGGACGCCCGAGCGCATTGCCGACATTGCCGTGCCGGCGATGCGCAAGCATTTCTACGCGTTGGAGCGTTCGCCCGACGTGATCGACTGGGACCCTATCTGA
- a CDS encoding MaoC/PaaZ C-terminal domain-containing protein — protein sequence MPLDYATVKDWRFDEVRQRYDQKDTMLYALGIGLGQDPEDTRQLRYVYEEGLQAFPTMGVVLAYPGFWVRDPRTGIDWVKVVHGEQRLTVHAPLPASGMVVSRTRNTHVIDKGADKGAIIINERTLHDEDGACLATLRQSTFCRGDGGFGQGDASPEPLPATPDGEPDLRCELRIAPNAALLYRLNADPNPLHVDPEVAHQAGYPRPILHGLCSYGVAAHAIVKSCCDYDASRLTSLNTRFSAPVYPGETLQCDIWRQPDGQIQFLARSRERNVVVMSHGTATVQP from the coding sequence ATGCCGCTGGATTACGCCACCGTGAAAGACTGGCGCTTTGACGAGGTCCGTCAGCGCTACGACCAGAAAGACACCATGCTGTACGCGCTGGGCATCGGGCTGGGCCAAGACCCCGAGGACACCCGCCAGTTGCGCTACGTGTACGAAGAGGGCTTGCAGGCGTTTCCCACCATGGGCGTGGTGCTGGCCTACCCCGGTTTCTGGGTGCGTGACCCGCGCACCGGCATCGACTGGGTAAAGGTGGTGCACGGCGAGCAGCGGCTCACGGTGCACGCGCCCTTGCCGGCGTCGGGCATGGTCGTCAGCCGCACGCGCAACACGCATGTGATCGACAAGGGCGCGGACAAGGGTGCCATCATCATCAATGAACGCACGCTGCATGACGAAGACGGCGCCTGCCTGGCCACCTTGCGGCAAAGCACGTTCTGCCGGGGCGACGGCGGCTTCGGCCAGGGCGACGCCAGCCCCGAGCCGCTGCCCGCCACGCCCGATGGCGAACCGGACCTGCGCTGCGAACTGCGCATCGCGCCTAACGCGGCGCTGTTGTATCGCTTGAACGCCGATCCCAACCCGCTGCATGTGGACCCCGAGGTGGCGCATCAGGCGGGGTATCCGCGCCCCATCCTGCACGGGCTGTGCTCATACGGGGTGGCCGCGCACGCCATCGTGAAAAGCTGCTGCGACTACGACGCCTCGCGGCTGACCAGCCTGAACACGCGCTTTTCGGCGCCGGTGTATCCCGGTGAAACGCTGCAATGCGATATCTGGCGACAGCCGGACGGGCAGATCCAGTTTCTGGCGCGCTCGCGCGAACGCAATGTGGTGGTGATGAGCCACGGTACCGCGACGGTGCAACCATGA
- a CDS encoding NAD(P)H-dependent flavin oxidoreductase, whose translation MHPPLALRAQTRLPIIGAPMFLVSGPELVVAQCAAGIIGTFPSLNARPQEQLQDWLTRIEDGLAATRRARPTAKVAPYGVNLIIHPSNPRWQGDLAICAERRVPLIITSLHAPEAVVQAVHPYGGLVYHDVTNVRHAKRALEAGVDGLILVAAGAGGHAGQINPIALINEIRAFYDGPLALSGCISHGKDVLAAEVLGCDFAYMGTRFIATQESLAGDAYREMVLQAQAADVTYTPYFSGVPANYLSASILAAGLDPVALSRNGEAPPANMDKNSRPKAWKDVWSAGQGVGAAQEILSIATLVDQLEAEYRSARAALR comes from the coding sequence ATGCATCCTCCGCTTGCGCTACGCGCTCAGACCCGCCTGCCGATCATCGGCGCCCCCATGTTTCTGGTCTCTGGGCCCGAGCTGGTCGTGGCGCAATGCGCGGCGGGGATCATCGGCACGTTTCCCTCCCTGAACGCCCGTCCGCAGGAACAGTTGCAAGACTGGCTCACCCGCATCGAAGACGGCCTGGCCGCCACGCGACGCGCCCGCCCCACGGCCAAGGTGGCGCCCTACGGCGTGAACCTGATCATCCACCCCAGCAACCCGCGGTGGCAGGGCGACCTGGCCATCTGCGCCGAACGGCGTGTGCCGCTCATCATTACGTCGCTGCATGCGCCCGAAGCCGTGGTGCAAGCCGTACACCCCTACGGCGGGCTGGTCTATCACGACGTCACCAACGTGCGGCACGCCAAGCGCGCGCTGGAGGCCGGTGTCGACGGCCTGATCCTGGTGGCGGCGGGCGCGGGCGGCCATGCGGGCCAGATCAACCCCATCGCGCTCATCAACGAAATCCGCGCGTTCTACGATGGCCCCTTGGCGCTATCTGGCTGCATCAGCCACGGCAAGGACGTGCTTGCCGCCGAGGTCCTGGGCTGCGACTTCGCCTACATGGGTACGCGCTTCATCGCCACGCAGGAATCACTGGCGGGCGACGCCTATCGCGAAATGGTGCTGCAAGCCCAAGCGGCCGACGTGACCTACACCCCGTACTTTTCGGGCGTGCCCGCGAACTACTTGTCGGCCAGCATTCTGGCGGCGGGCTTGGACCCCGTGGCCTTGTCCCGCAATGGCGAAGCGCCCCCCGCGAACATGGACAAGAACTCACGGCCCAAGGCCTGGAAGGACGTCTGGAGCGCCGGGCAAGGCGTGGGCGCGGCGCAAGAGATCCTGTCGATAGCGACGTTGGTGGATCAGTTGGAAGCAGAATATCGCAGTGCGCGGGCGGCGTTGCGCTGA
- a CDS encoding LysR family transcriptional regulator produces MRHDLTDLRLFLNVGETLNLTRAAERTFLSLPAASARVKHMEEAFKARLLVRLATGVALTPAGEVLLKHANAVFRQLECLNADLQPYASGLKGRLRLLANTTATNSFLADALSTFLAENPDVDVELEEKISGDIVIAIRAGAGDLGLVAGNIDVEGLDVTPLFRDELTVVTALDHPLAASKSAHFADLVDAYQFVGIHPDSAIQTFLEDIASGLGKRICQRVHVGSFEAVCRMVEAGAGIAVVPRACAARYSRPDALHVLKLEDPWALRDRLLCRQRGRDLPSFAECFIEHVQRAARGQ; encoded by the coding sequence ATGAGACATGATCTGACCGACCTGCGTTTGTTTTTGAACGTGGGCGAAACCCTTAACCTGACCCGGGCGGCGGAACGCACGTTCCTGTCCTTGCCGGCGGCAAGCGCCCGGGTCAAACACATGGAAGAAGCCTTCAAGGCGCGCCTGTTGGTGCGGCTGGCCACGGGTGTGGCGCTGACGCCGGCGGGCGAGGTGCTGCTCAAGCACGCCAACGCCGTCTTCCGTCAACTGGAATGCCTGAACGCTGATCTTCAGCCCTACGCCAGCGGCCTGAAAGGGCGCTTGCGCTTGCTGGCCAACACCACGGCCACCAATTCCTTCCTGGCCGATGCCTTGTCCACGTTCCTGGCGGAAAACCCTGACGTGGATGTCGAACTCGAAGAAAAAATCTCTGGCGACATCGTCATCGCCATCCGCGCGGGCGCGGGCGACCTGGGGCTGGTGGCCGGCAATATCGACGTGGAAGGGCTGGACGTCACGCCGCTGTTTCGCGACGAACTCACTGTGGTCACGGCGCTGGACCACCCGCTGGCCGCCTCCAAGTCCGCGCACTTCGCGGATCTGGTCGACGCCTATCAGTTCGTGGGCATCCACCCGGACAGCGCCATCCAGACCTTCCTGGAAGACATTGCCAGCGGCCTGGGCAAGCGTATCTGCCAGCGCGTGCATGTGGGCAGCTTTGAAGCGGTGTGCCGCATGGTGGAAGCAGGCGCCGGCATTGCCGTGGTGCCACGCGCCTGCGCCGCGCGCTACAGCCGGCCCGATGCGCTGCATGTGCTGAAGCTGGAAGACCCCTGGGCGCTGCGCGACCGGCTGCTGTGCCGGCAGCGCGGCCGAGACCTGCCCAGCTTTGCCGAGTGCTTCATCGAACACGTGCAACGCGCCGCGCGCGGGCAGTAG